DNA from Arthrobacter sp. SLBN-112:
GCGCAGGCCTTCCTCCTTGAGGACGCGCAGCGCCTGGGTGCCGGAGTAGTCGAACTCGGCGGCCTGGCCGATGACGATCGGGCCGGAACCAATGACGAGGACGCTCTTGAGATCTGTACGTTTCGGCATTACTTCTTGTCCTCAGTCTTGTTGTCGTTTTTGTGCTCAGCGCCTGCAGGGTGGGCGGCGTCCACGGGCTCCTTGGAAAGGTTGGCGTTCCTGCCGTCCCGCGTGCCTTCCATGAGCTCGATGAAGCGGTCGAACAGGTAAGCCGCGTCGTGCGGGCCGGCCGCGGCTTCCGGGTGGTACTGCACGGAGAAGGCCGGGATGTCCAGGCAGGCCAAGCCTTCCACGACGTCGTCGTTCAGGCTGATGTGGCTCACTTCCACCCGGCCGTAGCGTGCCTCGGGGGCCTGCGTGGCGCCGTCGAGCGGTGCATCCACGGCAAAGCCGTGGTTCTGGGAGGTGATTTCCACCTTGCCGGTGCGGCGGTCCATCACGGGCTGGTTGATGCCGCGGTGGCCGTAGCGGAGCTTGTAGGTGCCGAAGCCCAGTGCGCGGCCGAGGATCTGGTTGCCGAAGCAGATGCCGAAGTACGGCAGCTTCTCGTCAAGGACCGAGCGCAGCAGCTTGACCTGGGCGTCGGCCGTGGCGGGGTCGCCCGGGCCGTTGGACATGAAGAAGCCGTCCGGGTTGACGGCCTTCACGTCCTCGAGGGTTGCGGTGGCGGGAAGCACGTGGACGCGGACACCGCGCTCGGCGAACCGGACCGGGGTCATGGCCTTGATGCCGAGGTCGATCGCCGCGATGGTGAAGCGGGGTTCGCCCTCCCAGCCGTGGTCCTTCGGCTCCACGACGTAGGCTTCGTCCACGCTGACTTCCTCGGCCAGGCGCGATCCTTCCATGGGCGCGCTGGCCAGGACGGCGTCGACCAGTTCCTTGTCCGTGGCCTGGGCTGCCTCGCCGGAGAAGATGCCGGCGCGCATGGTCTTGTGCTCGCGCAGGTGCCGGGTGATGGCGCGGGTGTCCACGCCCTGGATGCCCACGATGCCCTGGGCCACAAGTTCTTCGTCCAGCGACCGTTCGGAGCGCCAGTTGGAGGGCCGGCGGGCTGCGTCGCGAACGATGTAGCCTGCCACCCAGATGCGCCGGGACTCGGCGTCGTCATCGTTCACGCCGGTGTTGCCGATGTGCGGGGCCGTCTGGACCACCAGCTGGCGGGCGTAGGACGGATCGGTGATGGTTTCCTGGTAGCCGGTCATTCCGGTGGCGAAGACGGCCTCGCCCAGGGCGGTACCGGTGGCGCCGTAGCTGGTGCCGCGGAAAATGCGCCCGTCTTCGAGAACCAGTGTTGCCGGAGCGGAGGTGGTTGCTGTCAATGTATTCGCTTTCACTGTCT
Protein-coding regions in this window:
- the carA gene encoding glutamine-hydrolyzing carbamoyl-phosphate synthase small subunit, yielding MPPVESKTVKANTLTATTSAPATLVLEDGRIFRGTSYGATGTALGEAVFATGMTGYQETITDPSYARQLVVQTAPHIGNTGVNDDDAESRRIWVAGYIVRDAARRPSNWRSERSLDEELVAQGIVGIQGVDTRAITRHLREHKTMRAGIFSGEAAQATDKELVDAVLASAPMEGSRLAEEVSVDEAYVVEPKDHGWEGEPRFTIAAIDLGIKAMTPVRFAERGVRVHVLPATATLEDVKAVNPDGFFMSNGPGDPATADAQVKLLRSVLDEKLPYFGICFGNQILGRALGFGTYKLRYGHRGINQPVMDRRTGKVEITSQNHGFAVDAPLDGATQAPEARYGRVEVSHISLNDDVVEGLACLDIPAFSVQYHPEAAAGPHDAAYLFDRFIELMEGTRDGRNANLSKEPVDAAHPAGAEHKNDNKTEDKK